From Arachis stenosperma cultivar V10309 chromosome 2, arast.V10309.gnm1.PFL2, whole genome shotgun sequence, one genomic window encodes:
- the LOC130962438 gene encoding low affinity inorganic phosphate transporter 3-like, with amino-acid sequence MDMSDVQFDRNWDEFPTGDGLRVLPQAISSSDLQSEKEAPLIIVRKENSSDNMVQPGWLENFDLASAQKRYQILATMLIIGLQFACAFGNFSVLAFVPLRDPIEPGSYHPRLVLLFNLVGSVASGIFSDKFGRKMAFDIILMVFMAVCFLYFSGIVVSFMFYIVIIAFLGGATSTVGAIFISETMANKMNRGSLIAKQFLGELFGQLVSMITIIISSSSVSQKYKDYYFTFDNLLMPEVVATAAMVVAGYTYFFWVKRIPESPRYTYFVWNNSRKAASDAKRLLIREVTNGEEEEATVFQNLTFGLFSWEFYNLHGWHLLGVTATSFVNGINYLTQLLFLNLIFHQYALLVPPSKPELLLFLAMLMTVTTVLGFLCQVFLIDRINRFCILFACFCIKAVLMVLVLLETPWKKKDNITELCVYYVLCNIIYNFANATNFVVAAEIFPTRMRGTCHGITVAGNRLGLFLAIICLFVAGHHFQLILGFLACINVIPGIAASFLVKESKGKTLEDASNEHGLE; translated from the exons GAACTGGGATGAATTCCCTACTGGAGATGGTCTTAGGGTTCTTCCACAGGCCATAAGCAGCAGTGATCTTCAAAGTGAGAAGGAGGCACCCCTCATCATTGTCAG GAAAGAGAACAGTTCAGATAACATGGTACAACCAGGATGGcttgaaaattttgatttggCCTCGGCTCAAAAAAGATACCAAATCCTTGCTACTATGCTTATTATTGGACTTCAATTTGCTTGCGCCTTTGGAAACTTTAGTGTTCTTGCCTTCGTACCCTTGAGAGATCCTATCGAACCAGGTTCTTATCATCCTCGACTTGTACTTTTGTTTAACTTAGTAGGATCTGTTGCATCTGGGATTTTCAGTGATAAGTTTGGAAGAAAAATGGCTTTCGATATCATTCTCATGGTGTTCATGGCGGTCtgtttcttatatttttctggTATAGTGGTCTCTTTTATGTTCTATATAGTCATTATTGCTTTTCTTGGGGGTGCTACATCCACCGTTGGCGCGATATTCATTTCCGAAACGATGGCAAACAAAATGAACCGCGGAAGCCTCATTGCAAAGCAATTTCTTGGAGAACTGTTTGGCCAGTTAGTTTCCATGATAACCATAATCATTTCATCTTCATCTGTCAGCCAGAAATACAAGGACTACTACTTTACTTTCGACAACCTCTTGATGCCTGAGGTAGTGGCAACGGCGGCCATGGTGGTGGCCGGGTATACGTACTTCTTCTGGGTTAAGAGGATACCTGAGAGCCCTCGCTACACCTACTTTGTTTGGAACAACTCAAGGAAGGCTGCTTCAGACGCGAAGAGGCTACTAATTCGTGAAGTAACAAACGGGGAGGAGGAAGAAGCTACTGTTTTTCAAAACCTAACCTTTGGTTTATTTAGCTGGGAATTTTATAATCTCCATGGCTGGCACTTGTTGGGAGTCACCGCTACTTCTTTTGTAAACGGCATTAACTACCTCACTCAGCTGTTATTTCTAAACTTGATTTTCCACCAGTATGCTCTGTTGGTCCCTCCTTCTAAACCGGAATTGCTTTTGTTTTTGGCTATGCTGATGACTGTGACTACTGTTCTTGGCTTCTTGTGCCAGGTTTTCTTAATTGATCGCATCAACCGTTTCTGTATCCTGTTTGCATGTTTCTGCATCAAGGCTGTGTTAATGGTACTTGTTCTACTAGAAACTCCATGGAAGAAGAAAGATAACATCACCGAGCTTTGTGTGTATTATGTTCTTTGCAACATCATCTACAATTTTGCAAATGCAACTAATTTCGTTGTGGCTGCCGAGATCTTTCCAACAAGGATGAGGGGAACTTGCCATGGTATAACAGTTGCTGGTAATAGGCTTGGACTATTTCTTGCTATAATTTGCTTATTTGTTGCAGGTCACCATTTTCAGCTGATTTTAGGTTTTCTTGCTTGCATCAATGTGATTCCTGGAATTGCGGCGTCCTTCTTGGTGAAGGAATCAAAGGGGAAAACCCTAGAAGATGCGAGCAACGAGCACGGATTAGAGTAG